The proteins below are encoded in one region of Phaseolus vulgaris cultivar G19833 chromosome 1, P. vulgaris v2.0, whole genome shotgun sequence:
- the LOC137816531 gene encoding transcription factor MYB44-like: MASGSRDMDRVKGPWSPEEDEALQRLVQALGPRNWTVISKSIPGRSGKSCRLRWCNQLSPEVEHRPFSPEEDDAIVRAHGRFGNKWATIARLLNGRTDNAVKNHWNSTLKRKCSAVSLDVTDRPPLKRSASVGAGYLNPSSPSGSELSDPGQPALSTPSASARCRPNLMETASSPSDPATSLSLCLPGFGSEPSLVAAPRPASSPPPVSPPPPPPAAVEERGKQLFNAEFLRVMQEMIRKEVRSYMSGMELKNGLRIQTEAIGNAVVKRMGISNIE; encoded by the coding sequence ATGGCATCGGGAAGCAGGGATATGGATCGGGTCAAGGGCCCGTGGAGCCCGGAGGAGGACGAGGCGCTGCAGAGGCTGGTGCAGGCCCTTGGGCCCAGGAACTGGACGGTGATAAGCAAGTCTATTCCGGGTCGATCCGGGAAATCGTGCCGGCTACGGTGGTGCAACCAGCTCTCGCCGGAGGTGGAGCACCGCCCGTTCTCGCCGGAAGAGGACGATGCTATTGTCAGGGCGCACGGTAGGTTCGGTAACAAGTGGGCCACCATAGCACGTTTACTCAACGGCCGCACCGATAACGCCGTCAAAAACCACTGGAACTCCACTCTCAAGAGAAAATGCTCCGCCGTTAGTCTCGATGTAACCGATCGTCCACCGCTTAAAAGATCCGCCAGCGTCGGCGCGGGTTATTTAAACCCGAGCAGCCCATCCGGGTCTGAGTTAAGCGATCCGGGCCAGCCCGCTCTGTCGACTCCTTCCGCCTCTGCCCGTTGCAGGCCCAATCTCATGGAAACCGCTTCTTCCCCCTCCGATCCAGCAACGTCACTGAGTTTGTGTCTCCCTGGATTCGGCTCCGAGCCTAGCCTTGTTGCTGCACCGCGGCCGGCGTCATCGCCGCCGCCAGTATCTCCGCCGCCTCCCCCTCCAGCGGCGGTTGAGGAGCGTGGGAAGCAATTGTTCAACGCGGAGTTTTTGAGGGTGATGCAAGAGATGATAAGGAAGGAAGTGAGGAGTTACATGTCAGGGATGGAGCTGAAGAATGGATTGAGAATACAAACGGAAGCCATTGGAAACGCGGTGGTGAAGCGCATGGGAATCAGCAACATCGAGTGA